From Vigna unguiculata cultivar IT97K-499-35 chromosome 5, ASM411807v1, whole genome shotgun sequence, the proteins below share one genomic window:
- the LOC114184527 gene encoding LOW QUALITY PROTEIN: uncharacterized protein LOC114184527 (The sequence of the model RefSeq protein was modified relative to this genomic sequence to represent the inferred CDS: deleted 1 base in 1 codon) → MEADKKIFKIACAQARLKRKMILKENMMNKKCVKECGISSKSQHGRTLCTPLSDVTTQFLSGGRLNTSGRVQCHQNRDAVPDSNASHRQNLLPRFEIVFSEKEKDNQCLFNKSSSQHSSLTASHFHMGEEISQPCTNADNPDNGQDIGDPIYTCPHCKACMWYEERIDKHKHSAIPKFNLCCGNGKVQLPLLKDAPTVLKQLLFDSNSREGKNFQQHIRTYNMMFAFTSPGAKVDNNYNNGHDPPNLRIQGQACHRIGSLLPPAGQIPKFAQLYIYDTENETHNRIQSLSNDNKIDVDIVGKLTKMLDEFNVHAKSFRVARDRYREQPFHDLKLRLIADRNKDGRLYNIPTVSEVAALIVGDIDSASPRDIIMENRSGKLQRINELHTSYLGFQYPLLFPYGEDGYRHDVNHRVTSTSKNMKRNRLTIREWFCFRIQSRELEAQTLLRSRRLFQQFVVDGYTMLESERLSFIRNNQSKLRVDKYDNLFQSKSSTQEEGSTKGKRVVLPSTFVGGTRFMEQLYFDGMAICSHVGFPDLFVTFTCNPKWPEIHRILSHQNLSASDRPDLVARVFRIKFDHLLADLTKNHLLGRVIGYMYTIEFQKRGLPHAHLLLFLHQSDKYPRADDIDKVISAEIPCPIANPKLYECVKDHMIHGPCGVVNKSLPCMKNGKCSRFYPKKFQSSTSISEDGFPQYRRRDNGVCVVKNHVSLDNRSVVPYNPKLLLKYEGHINVEWCNKSTSIKYLFKYINKGYDRITAAIVNNTNATHLHDQSGDEIKQYLDCRYISPSEACWRIFSFPIHGRNPAVERLFFHLPGEQSVYFKDDDFIDEVIGKATVAESMFTSWMECNKKYELARTLTYPEIVSKFVYVKKDRCWKPRKIGNTIGRLIWVPPSTGELYYLRRMLTVVKGPLCYEDIRTVDNILYSTFREACETLGFLADDKEYVEAIKEAKDWGSGNYLRKLFVTMLLSNSVNKPLDLWEKTWKWLSDDILYRERIKAGNPELQLSLDILRNLTLFHIEEILQSNRRSLKQFPTMPYPDGFIIAQCGNRLVYSELDYNPVTQANLFQENYDRMTGEQKDIFQKVTEAVIKDVRGMFFLYGYGGTGKTFMWTTISSALRSKRKIVLTVASSGIASLLLPGGRTSHSKFRIPIPTMENSICNIEQGSEAAELLKLTDLIIWDEAPMAHKFCFETLDRTLNDIMKYKMKPNLVFGGKVVVFGGDFRQILPVIPRGTRSDIVHATINASYLWQHCQVLTLTKNMRLLQPGLPSTSTCEIQQFSDWIVKLGDGMLCEPNDGVVDIEIPPEFLISDFNDPIEAIVLSTYPDLLENYRNENFLQTRAILASRIETVEEINKYILSLIPGQEQEYLSADTIDKTDNPINDEYDVLTPKFLNSLTTSGLPSHQITLKIGAPIMLLRNLDQSEGLCNGSRLIITRLQKHVIAAKILSGNKKGNEVYIPRMSMSPSQSPWPFKLIRRQFPIMLSYAMTINKSQGQSLCSVGLYLPKPVFSHGQLYVAVSRVQSKSGLKILIHDSDKKPLSSTTNVVFKEVFQNV, encoded by the exons TACTCCACTGTCTGATGTTACAACTCAATTTTTGTCTGGAGGAAGACTTAACACTTCTGGAAGAGTAcaatgtcatcaaaatagaGATGCAGTTCCGGATAGTAATGCTTCTCATCGACAAAACCTATTGCCTAGGTTTGAGATTGTTTTttcagaaaaggaaaaagataatCAGTGCTTATTCAATAAGAGTAGTAGTCAACATTCTTCCTTAACTGCATCTCATTTTCATATGGGTGAAGAAATAAGTCAACCATGTACTAATGCAGACAATCCAGACAATGGCCAag ATATAGGAGACCCAATTTATACGTGCCCCCATTGCAAAGCATGCATGTGGTATGAAGAAAGGATAGACAAGCATAAACATTCTGCAATTCCAAAGTTTAATTTGTGCTGTGGAAATGGAAAAGTGCAGTTACCTCTATTGAAGGATGCTCCTACTGTTTTGAAGCAATTATTGTTTGATTCCAATAGCAGAGAAGGAAAAAATTTCCAACAACATATTCGTACATATAATATGATGTTTGCTTTTACATCACCAGGTGCCAAAGTTGATAACAACTATAACAATGGTCATGATCCACCGAATCTGAGGATCCAAGGCCAAGCTTGCCATAGAATAGGTAGTTTGCTCCCGCCTGCAGGACAAATTCCTAAGTTTGCCcaactatatatttatgatacTGAAAATGAAACACACAACAGAATCCAATCCTTAAG CAATGACAACAAAATTGACGTGGATATTGTAggcaaattaacaaaaatgttAGATGAATTCAATGTTCATGCGAAATCATTCCGAGTTGCTAGAGACCGTTACAGAGAACAACCTTTCCATGATCTTAAATTAAGGCTAATTGCTGATAGGAATAAGGATGGAAGGTTATATAATATTCCTACCGTTTCAGAAGTAGCAGCACTAATTGTTGGTGACATTGACAGTGCTTCCCCAAGAGATATCATAATGGAAAATAGAAGTGGAAAACTGCAGAGAATTAACGAACTTCACACGAGTTACCTAGGCTTCCAATATCCTTTACTATTTCCATATGGGGAAGATGGTTATAGGCATGATGTTAATCATCGAGTAACAAGTACTTCAAAAAACATGAAGAGAAATCGCTTGACAATAAGGGAATGGTTCTGCTTCCGGATTCAGAGTAGAGAATTAGAAGCACAGACACTACTAAGATCTAGGCGATTGTTCcaacaatttgttgttgatggATACACTATGCTAGAGTCTGAAAGGTTATCATTCATAAGAAATAACCAGTCCAAGCTTAGAGTGGACAAGTACGATAACCTCTTCCAATCAAAATCAAGTACTCAAGAAGAAGGATCTACAAAAGGCAAAAGAGTTGTACTACCTTCCACTTTTGTTGGTGGTACGCGATTTATGGAACAACTTTATTTTGATGGGATGGCCATTTGTAGTCATGTTGGTTTTCCAGATTTGTTTGTTACTTTTACATGCAATCCGAAGTGGCCTGAAATACACAGAATTTTATCACATCAAAATTTATCTGCATCTGATAGACCAGACTTGGTAGCAAGGGTTTTCCGAATCAAATTTGATCATCTTCTAGCAGATCTTACGAAAAATCATTTGTTGGGCAGGGTCATTGGAT ACATGTATACTATTGAATTCCAAAAGCGTGGTCTACCTCATGCTCATCTGCTTCTCTTCTTGCACCAAAGTGACAAATATCCAAGGGCTGATgatattgataaagtaatatCAGCTGAAATTCCGTGCCCAATTGCAAATCCTAAACTATATGAATGTGTGAAGGATCATATGATTCATGGTCCCTGTGGAGTAGTAAATAAATCCCTtccttgcatgaagaatggtaAATGCTCACGCTTTTATCCTAAAAAATTTCAGAGTAGTACAAGTATTTCAGAAGATGGATTTCCACAGTATCGAAGAAGAGACAATGGAGTCTGCGTGGTCAAGAACCATGTTTCTTTAGACAATCGATCTGTGGTTCCATATAATCCTAAATTGTTACTTAAATATGAAGGTCAcatcaatgttgaatggtgcaACAAAAGTACTTCAATTAAGTACTTATTCAAATACATCAACAAGGGTTATGACAGAATTACAGCGGCTATAGTTAATAATACCAATGCAACTCATCTTCATGACCAGTCAGGAGatgaaattaaacaatatcTTGATTGTAGATACATATCACCATCTGAGGCATGTtggagaatattttcatttcctaTTCATGGCAGGAATCCAGCTGTTGAAcgtttattttttcatcttccCGGAGAACAATCAGTGTACTTTAAAGACGACGACTTTATTGATGAAGTCATAGGAAAAGCAACTGTAGCAGAATCAATGTTTACAAGTTGGATGGAATGTAATAAAAAGTATGAATTGGCAAGAACTTTGACATACCCAGAGATTGTGTCAAAATTTGTCTATGTCAAGAAAGACAGATGTTGGAAACCCAGGAAAATAGGAAACACAATTGGAAGACTTATTTGGGTTCCACCATCAACAGGTGAATTATACTATCTAAGGAGGATGCTCACTGttgtcaaaggtcctttatgTTATGAAGATATCAGAACGGtggataatatattatattcaacCTTTAGAGAAGCATGTGAAACCTTGGGATTTTTGGCAGATGATAAGGAATATGTAGAAGCAATCAAAGAAGCCAAAGATTGGGGCAGTGGAAATTATCTAAGGAAACTTTTCGTGACAATGCTATTGTCCAATAGTGTCAACAAACCACTAGATCTATGGGAAAAAACTTGGAAATGGCTATCTGATGACATATTATATAGGGAAAGAATAAAAGCTGGCAATCCAG AACTGCAATTATCACTTGATATATTGCGAAACTTGACGTTATTCCATATTGAAGAGATACTACAAAGTAATAGAAGAAGCCTAAAACAATTCCCAACAATGCCATATCCAGATGGTTTTATTATAGCTCAATGTGGGAACAGATTGGTGTACTCAGAACTTGACTACAATCCTGTCACCCAAGCAAATCTTTTTCAGGAAAATTATGATCGGATGACAG GGgaacaaaaagacatatttcAAAAAGTTACTGAAGCTGTTATTAAAGATGTGAGAGGAATGTTCTTTCTGTATGGCTATGGGGGTACCGGAAAGACTTTCATGTGGACAACTATTTCTTCAGCATTGAGATCTAAGAGAAAAATTGTATTAACTGTTGCATCAAGTGGTATAGCATCTTTATTGTTGCCAGGAGGAAGGACATCACATTCAAAGTTCAGAATTCCAATTCCAACCATGGAAAACTCAATTTGTAACATAGAGCAGGGTTCTGAAGCTGCTGAGCTACTAAAATTAACTGATCTCATTAtttgggatgaagcaccaatggCACACAAATTTTGTTTCGAAACTCTAGACAGGACCTTAAATGACATAATGAAATACAAAATGAAACCAAATTTAGTATTTGGAGGAAAGGTAGTAGTTTTTGGAGGTGATTTCAGACAGATATTACCTGTCATTCCTAGAGGAACTAGATCAGACATTGTACATGCAACAATCAATGCTTCTTACCTATGGCAGCATTGTCAAGTTTTGACATTGACAAAGAACATGAGACTTCTACAACCAGGTTTACCAAGCACTTCAACATGCGAAATTCAGCAATTCTCCGATTGGATTGTAAAACTAGGTGATGGTATGTTGTGCGAACCCAATGATGGTGTTGTGGATATCGAAATACCTCCAGAATTTTTGATCTCTGATTTTAATGATCCAATTGAAGCTATTGTGTTAAGCACATATCCTGATCTATTGGAGAATTATAGAAATGAGAATTTCCTGCAGACCAGAGCTATACTGGCCAGTAGAATTGAAACAGTAGAAGAAATCAACAAATACATATTATCTTTAATTCCAG GACAAGAACAAGAATACCTAAGTGCAGATACAATTGATAAGACAGATAATCCAATAAACGATGAATATGATGTTCTTACTCCAAAATTCCTGAATTCATTAACTACATCAGGTTTACCAAGTCATCAAATAACCCTCAAAATCGGAGCTCCTATAATGTTGCTAAGAAACTTGGATCAATCAGAGGGGTTGTGCAATGGAAGCAGATTAATTATTACAAGGTTGCAAAAACATGTAATAGCAGCGAAGATTCTTAGTGGAAACAAAAAGGGTAACGAAGTTTACATTCCACGTATGTCTATGTCTCCATCTCAATCTCCTTGGCCATTTAAACTAATCAGAAGGCAATTTCCAATAATGTTATCTTATGCAATGACAATTAACAAATCACAGGGACAATCTTTGTGTTCGGTTGGATTATATTTGCCAAAACCAGTATTTAGCCATGGTCAATTATATGTCGCAGTTTCTAGGGTTCAGAGTAAATCGggattaaaaatt ttaatccATGATTCTGACAAAAAACCATTGTCTTCAACGACAAATGTTGTATTTAAGGAAGTCTTTCAAAATGTATAG